A section of the Lathamus discolor isolate bLatDis1 chromosome 6, bLatDis1.hap1, whole genome shotgun sequence genome encodes:
- the GSC gene encoding homeobox protein goosecoid, with amino-acid sequence MPVSMFSIDNILAARPRCKDSVLLPPSAAPVVFPGLHGDSLYGSASDYSGFYTRAVAPASALPPAVTGSRLGYNNYYYGQLHVPASPVGPSCCGAVQPLGAQQCSCVPPAGYEGTGSVLMSPVPHQMLPYMNVGTLSRTELQLLNQLHCRRKRRHRTIFTDEQLEALENLFQETKYPDVGTREQLARRVHLREEKVEVWFKNRRAKWRRQKRSSSEESENAQKWNKASKTSPEKRQEDGKSDLDSDS; translated from the exons ATGCCTGTGAGCATGTTCAGCATCGACAACATCCTGGCGGCCAGACCCCGGTGCAAGGACTCGGTGTTGCTGCCCCCGAGCGCTGCTCCCGTCGTCTTCCCCGGCCTCCACGGGGACTCGCTCTACGGCAGCGCCTCCGACTACAGCGGATTTTACACCCGGGCGGTGGCACCGGCCTCCGCGCTGCCGCCGGCGGTCACCGGATCTCGGCTCGGCTACAACAACTACTACTACGGGCAGCTGCATGTGCCGGCCTCACCAGTGGGCCCTTCGTGTTGCGGGGCCGTACAGCCTCTGGGCGCGCAGCAGTGCTCCTGCGTGCCCCCCGCAG GTTACGAGGGCACTGGGTCAGTCCTGATGTCCCCTGTTCCCCATCAGATGTTGCCCTATATGAACGTGGGCACTTTGTCCCGGACGGAGCTGCAGTTACTGAACCAGCTGCACTGCAGGAGAAAAAGGCGGCATCGGACGATCTTCACTGACGAGCAGCTGGAAGCGCTGGAAAACCTCTTTCAGGAAACGAAATACCCAGACGTGGGCACCAGGGAACAGCTGGCCAGAAGGGTGCActtaagagaggaaaaagtggag GTTTGGTTCAAAAACCGCCGGGCAAAGTGGAGGAGGCAAAAGCGATCGTCTTCGGAGGAGTCAGAAAACGcacaaaaatggaataaagcGTCTAAAACTTCCCCTGAGAAGAGACAAGAGGACGGGAAAAGTGACTTGGACTCCGACAGCTGA